The DNA sequence CGTTCTTGATTCTTTGATCTCACCTTCCTTGTCAAAGGATTCTCAACCTACAACCTACAAACATTCCTTCCCAgcgtcatttttttattcatttccaGGAGATATTtgccttttattttttaataaataataatgacttttaaattttttaatccaagattaataaataaataaatataaagacttaataaattttaatttgtagcAAAATCTTCCGAAGGTCCCGTTTCTgtaacaaaatttcaatttagttctcataattttattagttttaattaggtcttcatttttgtaaattagtatcaattaggtctttTTCATTAGTAGAAAACTAACAATGTtaacttctcatttttttaattttttgaattttttttaactttttctaatttttttaacattttttttttaaattttttaaattttttttaaaaaaatatttatgccacgtgtaaGGTTTGTAGTGTGctacgtgtcaatctaatatgataacacgtgtcaaattattgtctgaatctcaatttcgtcatcatatttgttaatttgatttgatttcagccctacattttttttaaaaattttaatttcatgtgctctaaatttagaacaaatttaatttttatataaatgtaatgatgatacttttattacaaatgatatttctattacatatttttaacaatgtttaatttatttaaatttatattttacattaaactttatttaaattttattttaaaattataaatatatagattaaaaatttatattcaaaatatttgtataacattctatatcaacaatattttagaattggcttaaaaataacaattttataaattcaagtgtaaaattttaaattaattttataacaaattaaaataaatatatttaaaattttaatattaaatacaattaatattattaaaatatttaataaaaatatcaattttaataaaaataatcataacattatataaaagtgaaatttggtctaaatttggagtgcttggaattgaaaatttttaaaaaaatttgggactgaaatcaaatcaaattaataaaatatgaggaccaaattgagattcatacaataatttgacatgtgtcaacatattagattgacacgtggcacactacaaacttgacacgtggcataaatatttttttaaaaaattttaaaaagttcaaaaaaaaaatcaaaaaaaaaaaaagagaagctgacacgtgacacctacttaacggtgttagttctctactaacggaaaggacctaattgatactaatttacaaaaatgaggacttaattgagactaataaaaatacaagaaccaaattgagattttgctacaaaaacgaggaccaacgaagtattttaatcttttattcatTTCCAGGAGATATTtgccttttattttttaataaataataatgacttttaaattttttaatctaaaattaataaataaataaatataaagacttaataaattttaagataaaattagaaatttttaattagatctattaaatttttgtaatgtactaaaatttttaaaaatttaacatttttcaattaGGGATTTCTACTTAgatttttctttgttaattatgtttttagattTTTGTGTTTACTAGATGACATGATTATTAATTAAGCAATATATTGTTATCTTATCTCGTCGTCTTTTTTATTTCtcgttatatataattttttaattaatttttaattttataatttattttataattttaaatttatcatataattttataattttataatttatagttttataatataataactttaatattttataatttcaaaatttaaaatttaaaatttttatattttacaattttataattttataataatatcatgattttataattttataaaggtTTAATCATGTCCTTGATCTCCATTTTGGatgcaaaatctcaatttgatactcgtatttttaaaagtcttaatttggttccttttttattaaaacgTCTCAAAATTGTCCTTTCTGTTAAGTCTGGTTAGACGACATTAACTAAACAGTGACATGACAAGGTTGACCAGTGACGTGGCAAGGCTACACTTAAACGTGGAATATGATGATGAATTAAGAACTCACAGTTAAAAGATTAAGATGCTTGACATCGTGGGCAGTGAGATTGTTGGTGATGGCACCTCCACTCAAGTTTACCATCTCAACTCTAAAAACTTCCCCAACAGTGACCTCTGCATTTGGGGGTATATTTGAGTGCCATCAGTTGTGAAGAGGGGTTTTCTGCTCCCACGCTTTCTTCTTCAAGTCTATGGCCACCACCAATCTTGGACCAGACAGAGCCATTTGTTGTGGGCAATATTATCTCACACAGATCCACTCAACAAAATCAGAAGTTCAAGGAACTTCTTTTAATACTGTCCCACTTTCATGGTAGCTTGACTTAGACTTGCTTTAATACATAATCGTGAATGTAGCTTCACTTGACCCCCACCTAACCCTTATCTAGTCCCTTCCGTAGGACCACTTACCCCTCATTGTAAACTTTcgctccttctttcttctcttatgTTTCTTCATCACTGGAAAGGAATGATTTCATTGCTTCACAACCAACCAAAGAGCATCATCATCAACCCCATCACATCGTTTTTTTTAGCCAAATTTCATCAACCGTCCGTGTTGCATATCACAAATGCCTCCTTCACATTATGCTACACTTTACGTGAAGTAATAGAGTTTCTATATGTGCTTCCTTGAttccttctccttctttctTTCTACGCCTCTTTGTATTCTTCAAAAGTCGCCTCTGCTACTGCTTAACTTCTTCctccctctctctctttctctttcttgtccCACAAACAAACAATTCAACTAGATTTTAGTCTGTCCTCACAAACCTCCATGCACAGGATCCTCAGCCCATAGCATACAAATTTAACCccaagtaaataaattttagttttgtattCGCAGTTCAAAAGGCAACTTACCACATAGTTGTTCCTGTTAGGATAAACTTAAATTAGGAGTTGTTTTGGGTGTAGAGGCCAAGAGCCTACTAAAGAACCTCTTCAAGCTTACTCCACTTCTCACTACAACGATAACTTCTTCTCCAAGAAAATCTACTCCTTTACTCGATCGGCTGGGCTGACGATCGGGATACCTGTCTAAAgggctccgatgcttaagtcagtaatGAACCGATCGGTGTATCAGTGTAACTGCcgtaataaatgcgaattaaagatcctcaccaacctacctttgggccctatttatagttttcggtgtgggcctgtgattagggttccttaatcacggcccaatgatcctCTAATCAAGATTACTGACTCGTTTAACGTTAATTAATCCGATTGACTAGTTGTTTGACCGTGCGACCGATGGCCGCTTGATTGGGTTAGTTATGCCTTGTTTTTAACAAGTGAATGATTCGTGTATGGCTGATCGACCGATGGACGCATGCAAAGGACTACGCGACTCTAAAGAGATTGATCGACCGATCGACCCGATGGTTGATCAACTGATTGTCCTTTATTAGGTTAAGGTGCTATTCGTGTGGGGCCGATCGACCGATGTCCCGTTGGGGATCAGAATGTCACTCGTTTGTGCGTTACCGATTGACCGATTGGCCTGAACGTGGTTTGATTGTGAGACCGATCAACCAATTGCTTCTGTCGACACCGATGGTCCAATACAATTTATTCACCAGGTCGTTCGACCTACGGTTTCTTAACGATGCGATGTGGTTTGTTTGTAGAACCGATTGACCGATGGTCCTATACAACTTATACACCAGGCCGTTCGACCGATGGCTATGTATTATATACAAGTTTTTCCGACCTTGTCCGATGGACTTGAGGACTGGCTTTGGCCGATTGACCGATGGGACATACAGTACACGAGCCCCCCAGCCTTGAGCGATGGTGTAAGTGAAGCGAGAAGGTTTACCAAGACCGTAGTGCCGATTGACCGCCGGTGTTTCTCGACGGTTATCTTGCATCGTAGATCGTGCCTGTCAGTTATGATTTGAAGCGTCGCGAAGTATGGGTCATTGATCTGTGCGTGATTGTGTGGTTCTGAGGCTGCCACGTGTCGTTGGGTCCTCCTATAAATAGGTATGTGTGGCTATTGTTATTTTCACGTTTTCCTCTCTCTTTCTACCCGAGCCGCCGATCGATTTCTTCTTTCTACAAGTAAAAAATGTCTTCCAGCGCATCAAGTTCAGACGGTTCTTCGGGTGGGGCGGTCGAGGTGTCCAGGGGCGGCGGGTCGATCTCAGCTTTGTTCAGCTCTTCTGATGCATGGACCTCGCTCGGGGGAGTGTCAAGTTCTGCGGATTCTCCCATCCTTCTCAGCGGCAGCCCAAAGGCCGAGCAACCAGTCACCGAAGCGGTGGAGCAGGTCATTGCGTCGGAGGAGAGCGGGGACCTCATTAGTATCGACGTTCGCGATGAGGGGGAACAAGCCAATCTGCCAGAGGTGTAGGGATACGATTGGGCACCCTATGAGCCACGGACGCATGCGACGAGGTTCCGTTGGGGTAACGACCTTGGGGACCTAGTCGAGCGAACCAAGGTTTTTGGCGATAAAGTGGAGGATGGACTTCTTCGGGTCAAGGTGTGCGCCAGCAATGAGAGGGTCTACCACGAAAAAGGGGCGGCGAAGCTAAAGTTCTTCTATGTCTACGCTTGCCTCTTCAATGATTTGGGTCTGACAGTGCCGTTCGCCGACTGGCAGATGGCAGTCCTTCGTCAGATTCAGTGTGCGCCGACCTAGATACATCCGAACGCCTGGGCGTCGATGCAGGCGTTCGATGTTCTATGCCGGGTGGCCGGCTTGACGGCCACCATGCCCCTGTTCCTACATTTCTACAAGACCCGACCGACAGCGTCGAAAGACTGGGTTTCCTTCCTTGAGGCGAACAAGAGCTTGTTCACCCTCTACCTCGCCTCTTACAAGGGTTTCAAGACCGGCTTTTTTAAGGTCGCGATTCCCGGTCGAGGGAGAAAATACATCTTCGATGAGCAGGATCGGCCGAAGTTCCCTTTATACTGGACAGCCTTTCCTCCACCTACCGATCCTTGGGCTGAAGAATGCTTGACTCCCGCCGAGCGGGCCGACCTGGCCGTCCTCAAGACCTTGCCCGACAAGATCCCCCCGAGGCCGCTGATCCAAAGCCTCCACTCTCCGGACTTGCTGAGGGCGGTTTATGGTTAGTTGTTCTGATCTTTCTGATCGTCCTATTGGTCGCAATTAACTTACATGTTTTGTTCTTGCTTCGCAGATATCATGGCTCGGACGACCGTTTCAAACGCTGAGTTCTTGGCTCGCGCTAAGACTCGACGAAGGGAAGAGGATGTTGCTGAGGAGGTCGCGCCCCTCCAGAGCGTTCTCGCTACTGCCTCGACGGTTCCTGCTCCTGCAACCACCGCTCCGACCGGTGCCTCGAGCGTCGTCACTGGGCCCCGCTTCGTTGTGAAGCTTTCCAGCTCCGGTGCTGCTAGTGTCGTGGCGGACAAAGGGAAAAAATCCAAGCGGGACGACTCCCCCACTGGCCGGTCGTCCAAGAAAAGTAAAAAGGGGGAGGCTTCCGGATCGCTGGCTAATGCTCTCCTCGGCAGCGACGTTCGGCTCGACGAGGAGGTTTCCTTCCATTTGGGGCCTCGTGTGAAGGACATGCTAAAGGACGTGTCCGAAGAGGAGGCCCTTCGAACAACCAGGGAGTTGACTTTCCGGCTTGCTGCGATTTATACCAAGTTTCCATGCCCCGATCGCAGCAGGATGGAAAGCTTGGAGCAGGAGCTTGCAGCGGTGAAGACGGAGCTCCGAGAGGTGAAGGCCTCCGCGTCGAACCTAAAGACCCAGTTCGACCGGCTAAATGGCATAAAGGCTGAGCACGCCAAGTGCGCCGGTCTACTCAAGGCCGCCGATGATCGGGCGAAGGAAGAGCAGACGAAGGCCAAGGAGGCGGCCGAGGAACTTCGCAAGCTTCAACGACGCTTCGATGATTTGACGCTGGAGCATCTGGTCGTTGCCGGATCGGCCGCAGATTGGCAAAAGAAGGCCAAGGAATATCAAGTCGAGCTGTGGGTGGCCGATGAGCAAGTTTTCGCTCAGTACGAGACGGGCTTCCAGAATGCTGTCGATCAAGCCGTCTTCTACTATCACTGCTCCCCCAACCGGTTTGATGTACACTTGGGAGTGGTCGATGGGAAACTGGAGAGGGTCTTCGATCGGCTGGACGAGGTGAATGATTCTCCTACtgacaattaatttttaatttgattgtatATTTTGACATAACCGATCGCGTCCGATCGGTCGCGCGGTCGATCGCGTTCGATCAATTATTAGGCCATTTTTTGATAAACacttatatgtaaatgttaagcGCCTTTTTCTCCTTATCTTGTTGGTTTGCTTTTCTTTCGTTGTTGGTATTGGCGATCagccattttcttttattgtttctCGCTGGCGGTCggccattttcttttattgtttctCGCGGGCGATTGGCCATTTCACTTCTAACAATGTTATTTTCATCGGTCAGCTGCGCTTAATGTCGACTTTCAGTCGGGCGATCGGCCCACAATTTTCGGCTTGTTTCTTGCGatgttttcttgtttatttGACCCGAACGGTTGACCCTTGTTTGCGCgttcaattttaattgtttagatCGTATGCGTAGTACCTCGATCGCTTCGGACAGCTCGTGTCACTTATATACCCATTGGGTTAATTAGATCGCTTGGATCGGTGCTGACCGAGCGGGACTTCCTCTTGGAAGTCCGCGCCTTGACTGGTCAGGCTTTGCTCGGGTCCTGTAGGGAGCCCTGTCGGTCAGTCAGTTAGACGAAGTTGCACGAAAcgctcattttatttataatgtcaACTGTAGTACATTTTTAGGTGCGACGCGTTTCATGTGTTCGGTATTTCTCTGCCGCTCAAGTATTCCAGCCGATAGGCTCCATTCTGCAGGCTTTCGGTCACGCGGAAGGGGCCTTCCCAATTCGGTGCTAGCTTTCCTTGTGCTGACTTTTTGCGCGCTTCGTTGGTTTTCCTCCACACTAAGTCTCCTCGGATAAAGCTCCTCGGTTTGACCTTCGCATTATACCTCCTTGCCACCATCCTCCTACACGCTTCAGCTCGTACGACCGCTCTTTCTCTTCGCTCGGTCGTCCAGTCCAACTCTTCACGCAAGCGTCCACAGTTTACCTCAAGATCTTGCATGTCCCGCTGAAGAGTTGGCTCCCCCACTTCAACTGGCAGCATAGCATCCGTTCCGTACGTTAAGTTGAAGGGTGATTCTCCTGTCGTTCGTGCGGGGTGCACCGATAGGCCCAAAGGACCTACGGCAGTTCATCCACCCATGCTCTCTTGGCTTCCCCCAACCTTTTCTTCAACTCCGCCACTATGACCTTGTTCATGGCCTCCGCCTGGCCATTGGTCTGGGGATGCTCGATCGAGCTGGTTACGTGGCGTATCCCCACTTGCTTATAAAAGTCCTTTAGCTTCTTGTCGATAAACTGACGGCCGTTGTCGGTGATGATGGTGTGGGGAAGGCCGAAGCGGCAGACAATGTTTTGCCAAACGAACGAATGCACCTGCCGAGCGGTGATGTTGGCCAGGGCCTCTACTTCGACCCATTTGGTGAAATAGTCCACCGCGACCAGTATGAACTTCTTTTGCGCTCGGCCGACAGGGAAAGGCCCAACGATGTCCATACCCCACTGTGCGAACGGCCAAGGGGCTGTCAGGCTATGTAGCTCGGTCGGAGCCCTCTTAATGTCGTTTCCATGGGCTTGACAACCTTCGCATTTGCATATCATGACTTCGCAGTCCTGTTCCATGGTCGGCCAATAATAACCCGCCCGGAGTATCCTTGCTTCCATCGTTCTCCGACCGGTGTGCATACCGCAAATGCCATTGTGGACTTCGTTCATGACATACTCGGCTTCTTCTCCCGATAGGCAATTGAGGAGCGGCGCTGTGAAGCCCCTCTTATATAGATCTTCTCCAATGACAACAAATCGGAGTGCTCGTTGTCTCTCCATCGGTTTTACTTCTTCTCCCGCGTCACACCTTCTCAGGAGTTCTCGCACCTCCCACATCCAATCTGCCGACCGGTCTGCTGCTGCGCATTCTCCTGCTGAGGGTCTCATCAGGATTTGCCTTATGACGGTTTTCAGCTGTcccttctcttttccttctGCTAGTTTGGATAGCCTATCGGCTTTGGCATTTTCCGCTCGGGGGATATGGTGGATGGTAATTTCTTCAAACTCCTTCATGGCCTCAACCACCTTGTGATAGTACTGCAGCAACAGGTCATCCTTATCCTGATATTCCCCCTGCACCTGCCCGACCACGAGCTTCGAATCTGTGTTGCACTTTAATCTCATTGCGCCCAAGTCCTTCGCTAGCCTTAGCCTAACAATTAGCGCTTCATACTCTGCTTGGTTGTTCGATGCTTTAAACTTGAACTGTAGGGAGTGCTCAACCGTGAAGCCGCCCGGTCCTTCAATGACGATTCCTGCTCCAGCATTGCGTTTGTCCGATGACCCGTCAACGAAGAGAACCCACGTTTGCCCCGACGGATGGGTCAGTCTATTGAGTTCGGCTGCGAAATCTGCCAAATGCTGTCCTTTGACAGATCCTCTTGGTTCATACTTGAGGCCGAACTCAGATAATTCGACCGACCAGGCAATCATCCTTCCGGCCAGGTCGGGCTTTCGGAGTATTTTGGCTATGGGGTGATCGGTTCGGACGATCACCTGATGGCTCTAGAAGTACTGGCGCAATCGGCGCGCGGCTGTCAATAGCGCTAAGGCTATCTTTTCAATTAACTAATACCTTGTTTCTGCGTTTTGCAACACCCGACTAATGAAATATACAGGTCGTTGCTCTGGATTTTCTTGTATTAAAGCCGCGCTAATCGTGTCGTCCGAGATCGATAGGTATAACTGCAGAGGCAACTCCTCTACCGGTCGGCTCATAATCGAGGGACTGTTGATCATCTCTTTTATCTGCTGGAATATCGCTTCGCACTGATCGTCCCACTTATCCGCGGTTTGCTTCTTCATGATTTTTAAAATCAGCTTAATCTTTTCAGTGAGCCTGGGCAGAAAACGCGCAAGAGAGGTTAGCCGCCCGACCAACCGCTGGATCTCCTTCAGATTCTTGGGGCTCCTCATTTCGGCAATAGCGGCGCACTTGTCCGGGTTGGCCTCTATGCCTCGGGCGGTCAACATGAATCCTAGAAATTTTTCGGTCGGCACTCCGAAAACACACTTCTCAGGGTTGAGACGCATGTTGTACTTGCGCACTTGGTGAAAGATCTCCTtcagaagaaacaatggttgaaGATGTATGATGCATGAAAATGCTCACTCATGTTATGATGTCAAGATATTTGTGCTTTTCGAATCTGGTGTCAATACATGAACGATGATATATTATGCAAATGGTTATGCATGATAGAAagcatgttttcttatttttaagcaCAAGGGATCAAAACATTATTGTAGAGATCAAGATCatgaaatgcatgaatgcatgatgaaaaacttgttatgctctgcattttgaaaatttttgctaAAGTCAATTGTTCTCTTTTTAATCATCAGACTCATTGTTATAGAAATATGTAGAATGAAATTCGATGTATTTTGAAATGGA is a window from the Vigna unguiculata cultivar IT97K-499-35 chromosome 7, ASM411807v1, whole genome shotgun sequence genome containing:
- the LOC114191222 gene encoding uncharacterized protein LOC114191222, with the translated sequence MIAWSVELSEFGLKYEPRGSVKGQHLADFAAELNRLTHPSGQTWVLFVDGSSDKRNAGAGIVIEGPGGFTVEHSLQFKFKASNNQAEYEALIVRLRLAKDLGAMRLKCNTDSKLVVGQVQGEYQDKDDLLLQYYHKVVEAMKEFEEITIHHIPRAENAKADRLSKLAEGKEKGQLKTVIRQILMRPSAGECAAADRSADWMWEVRELLRRCDAGEEVKPMERQRALRFVVIGEDLYKRGFTAPLLNCLSGEEAEYVMNEVHNGICGMHTGRRTMEARILRAGYYWPTMEQDCEVMICKCEGCQAHGNDIKRAPTELHSLTAPWPFAQWGMDIVGPFPVGRAQKKFILVAVDYFTKWVEVEALANITARQVHSFVWQNIVCRFGLPHTIITDNGRQFIDKKLKDFYKQVGIRHVTSSIEHPQTNGQAEAMNKVIVAELKKRLGEAKRAWVDELP